A window of Apium graveolens cultivar Ventura chromosome 8, ASM990537v1, whole genome shotgun sequence contains these coding sequences:
- the LOC141679383 gene encoding uncharacterized protein LOC141679383 — MDSRSLEGSGSARTSLLGLKRLIRSQDSSYQGSNQSSLLQAIPSFPVSESNVVKRRNVYVEKENQSPNVTVSNTQSPGSALSSVGFRSPLQPLFNSNTNVLRDSNPFNFVADISSNRTTRTSFTDLKRMSRSVGLRPLGGSNSTPVSVQISPISGITVEENNTPIARCMDQPATLSDITNLSSVKRRVRGRNIENILAINNSVSTNNQEKKFTPSEESCNPLLFLAAAKKCRLRGPNVDNRKIIPQTKKCRVRGPNIEKIYRDPISVIGKRPGTSSMNNGDALSKSNKIFEHGRMSQPPTSPLRSSFHNPHELKSRKKSSDSDVGIDDMYHDDMEEVILNQNLWRRYMDLGPPSKLCNKCGATMWNEERNNKSCPRKEPTFSMCCRNGQIHLPKERSPPEPLASLLLGGEKLRHFKQYIRVYNCMFQFTSTGGKIDNSINRGSSPYCFRLQGQNYHLVGSLVPLDGSSPKFCQLYIYDTQNEVENRINAMGGASDNVDPDIVEELLGMLDKNNELVKAFRMARNRFENEELDEFKLVLISSQSSSGRPNHITPSDEVVAFIVSDDTDTGGFRDTIVNSKQEGLKRIYETDPYFMQLQYPLLFPWGTEGYHKRIPLISNKYSEIENLNDEDLDPNSTQRRHFAAIEQYRLDWVSTHQTTIRADLYNSVCDALSKGDHDPMHVGKAVILPASFTGSQRYMSQYFKDSLAICRAIGHPSLFLTMTCNSKWPEIQEMLKLLPNVDHVDAPHIVSRVFKLKLDQLLDLIKKKNYFGKYNSIKKVDQLVSAEIPDKNFDPIAYEAVKNYMMHGPCGKDLYTSPCMVKGKCMRHFPKRFNGNTYFDDCGFPVYRRRNTGRVINKKRINLDNQYVVPYNRDLLLRFQCHINLEICNSSRSLKYLFKYCLKGHDTATMLLKKKSNKSGSEQTARSVKNLDEVKNFLDGRYVCASEASWRIFGFDIHHRSPSVERLPIHLPGQKYLNFQSSADLENVCNNATSKKSKLEAWFVANSEFPQARNFTYSDFPTQFTWIKKTTKWKLRQRGDVVGRLAEVHATTGELLYLRMLLLRCKGALSFSQLRTIDGTTYDTFKEACGALGLLNNDKQWHDALEENALSAMPTQIQAMFVNILAYCSVSDPLALWEKHWPALSDDVLYIRRKISDNIHLTLSAYETQNYALAEIEKLLNNVGKSLRDFHMMPFPDERFFHTFVNRLIVEETSYNKEELRLNHDKAHKNLNSRQLDVYNAVVDNVNKNKGGMFFVYGSGGCDIAELMQHTSLIIWDEAPMQHRYAFEAVDRSLRDIMAIVDVERGKRPFGGFTVVFGGDF, encoded by the exons ATGGATTCACGCTCCCTGGAAGGCTCAGGCTCTGCAAGGacatcacttttag GGTTGAAACGTTTGATTCGTAGCCAAGATTCATCATATCAGGGCTCAAATCAATCTTCTCTGTTGCAGGCTATCCCAAGTTTTCCTGTATCTGAGTCAAATG TTGTGAAGCGTAGAAACGTATATGTTGAAAAAGAAAATCAGAGTCCCAATGTTACAGTCTCGAATACACAGTCACCAGGTTCTGCATTATCATCTG TTGGATTTAGGTCTCCTTTACAGCCGTTATTCAATAGTAATACAAATGTATTGCGAGATTCCAATCCATTTAATTTTGTTGCTGATATTTCGTCTAATAGAACCACCCGGACTTCCTTCACAG ATTTGAAACGTATGAGCAGAAGTGTGGGTTTGAGGCCTCTTGGTGGATCAAATAGCACGCCTGTCAGTGTACAAATTTCACCTATTTCGGGGATTACAGTTGAAGAGAATAACACTCCAATTGCTAGGTGCATGGATCAACCTGCTACACTCTCAGATATTACCAATTTGTCGT CTGTGAAACGTAGAGTACGTGGTCGCAATATTGAGAATATTTTAGCTATTAATAACAGTGTTTCAACGAATAACCAAGAAAAAAAATTTACGCCTTCAGAAGAATCATGT AATCCATTGTTATTTCTTGCTGCAGCTAAGAAATGTAGATTACGTGGTCCTAATGTTGATAATAGGAAGATAATACCACAGA CTAAGAAATGCAGGGTACGTGGCCCTAATATTGAGAAGATTTATAGAGATCCCATAT CAGTGATAGGAAAAAGACCTGGTACATCCTCTATGAATAATGGTGACGCATTGTCAAAGTCTAATAAAATATTTGAACATGGACGAATGAGTCAACCTCCAACGTCTCCTTTACGGTCAAGTTTTCATAATCCCCATGAACTGAAGTCAAGAAAGA AGTCAAGTGATTCAGATGTTGGAATTGATGATATGTATCATGATGACATGGAAGAGGTAATATTGAATCAGAATTTGTGGCGTAGATATATGGATCTTGGTCCTCCGTCAAAGTTGTGCAATAAATGTGGTGCTACTATGTGGAACGAAGAGCGTAATAATAAATCATGTCCGCGTAAAGAGCCCACATTTTCTATGTGTTGTCGTAATGGTCAGATACATTTGCCAAAAGAAAGGTCGCCACCAGAACCACTAGCTTCTTTGTTACTTGGTGGTGAGAAATTGAGGCATTTTAAACAGTACATAAGAGTGTACAACTGCATGTTCCAATTCACTTCCACCGGTGGTAAGATTGATAACTCAATAAACAGAGGTAGCTCTCCGTATTGTTTTCGCTTACAAGGTCAAAACTATCATTTGGTTGGGAGTTTAGTACCGTTAGATGGATCTTCACCCAAATTCTGCCAGCTCTACATATACGACACGCAGAATGAGGTTGAGAATAGAATCAATGCAATGGGAGGTGCTTCTGACAATGTTGATCCAGATATTGTCGAGGAACTTTTAGGTATGTTAGACAAGAACAATGAGTTAGTCAAAGCTTTTCGCATGGCTCGGAATCGGTTTGAAAATGAAGAGCTGGATGAGTTTAAGTTAGTCCTCATATCATCTCAATCTTCTAGTGGTAGACCAAACCATATTACTCCATCTGATGAAGTTGTTGCTTTCATTGTTAGTGATGATACGGATACCGGTGGTTTTAGAGACACAATTGTGAATTCCAAACAAGAAGGATTGAAGAGGATATATGAAACAGATCCATATTTCATGCAGTTGCAATATCCACTACTATTTCCTTGGGGAACCGAAGGTTATCATAAACGTATACCTCTGATAAGCAATAAATACTCTGAAATAGAGAATTTAAATGATGAAGACCTTGATCCTAACTCAACACAGAGGCGACAT TTTGCTGCCATTGAACAATATAGATTAGACTGGGTTTCAACGCATCAAACTACCATTCGTGCTGATTTGTATAATTCTGTGTGTGATGCTCTCAGTAAAGGAGACCATGATCCAATGCATGTTGGAAAAGCTGTTATACTGCCTGCTTCATTCACTGGATCCCAACGATACATGTCTCAATACTTTAAGGATTCCTTGGCGATATGTCGTGCAATTGGtcatccatccttatttctcacCATGACTTGCAACTCAAAGTGGCCAGAGATACAAGAAATGCTTAAATTGTTGCCCAATGTTGATCATGTTGATGCACCGCATATTGTTTCTCGCGTGTTTAAACTGAAGCTTGATCAGCTATTAGATTTGATTAAAAAGAAAAACTACTTTGGAAAGT ATAATTCTATTAAAAAGGTTGACCAGTTGGTTTCTGCTGAAATACCAGATAAGAATTTTGATCCAATAGCATATGAAGCTGTTAAAAACTACATGATGCATGGACCCTGTGGTAAAGACTTATACACATCTCCATGTATGGTTAAAGGAAAATGCATGCGTCATTTCCCAAAGAG GTTTAATGGTAATACCTATTTTGACGATTGTGGTTTTCCTGTTTATCGGAGGCGTAACACTGGTAGAGTTATCAACAAAAAAAGGATCAACCTTGACAATCAATATGTAGTTCCATACAATCGAGATCTTTTGTTGCGGTTTCAGTGTCATATAAATCTAGAAATTTGCAACAGTTCAAGGTCGTTGAAATATCTCTTCAAGTACTGTTTAAAGGGTCACGACACTGCTACAATGTTGTTGAAGAAGAAAAGTAACAAATCAGGGAGTGAACAAACTGCAAGATCCGTGAAGAATTTGGATGAGGTAAAGAATTTTCTTGATGGTAGATATGTTTGTGCATCTGAGGCATCATGGAGGATTTTTGGGTTTGACATTCACCATCGTTCTCCAAGTGTTGAACGCTTACCAATACATTTGCCCGGTCAAAAGTACTTGAATTTTCAGAGTTCTGCAGATTTGGAGAATGTGTGCAATAACGCGACTTCCAAAAAAAGTAAACTAGAGGCTTGGTTTGTAGCTAACAGTGAATTTCCACAAGCTCGAAATTTTACGTATTCTGACTTTCCCACCCAGTTTACATGGATAAAGAAAACTACTAAATGGAAGCTTAGACAAAGAGGTGATGTGGTTGGGAGGTTAGCAGAGGTTCATGCAACAACTGGTGAATTATTGTATCTTCGAATGCTGTTACTTAGATGTAAAGGTGCTTTATCTTTCTCTCAGTTGCGCACTATTGATGGAACTACATATGATACATTTAAGGAAGCATGTGGTGCTCTTGGTCTGTTGAATAATGACAAGCAATGGCATGATGCTTTGGAAGAAAATGCATTATCGGCTATGCCAACCCAAATTCAGGCTATGTTTGTTAACATACTGGCATATTGTTCAGTGTCTGATCCGCTTGCGCTATGGGAAAAACACTGGCCAGCATTGTCAGACGATGTTCTTTATATTAGGCGTAAGATTTCAGATAACATTCATTTAACACTGTCCGCGTATGAAACCCAGAACTATGCTTTAGCAG AGATTGAAAAGTTGTTAAATAATGTTGGTAAGTCCTTAAGAGATTTTCATATGATGCCATTTCCTGACGAACGATTTTTCCACACTTTTGTCAATCGTCTTATTGTTGAGGAAACTAGCTACAATAAAGAAGAATTGAGACTTAATCATGACAAAGCTCATAAAAATCTGAACTCAAGGCAGCTGGATGTATATAATGCAGTTGTTGATAATGTAAACAAAAATAAAGGTGGAATGTTTTTTGTTTACGGGAGCGGTGGATGCG ACATTGCAGAGTTGATGCAGCACACAAGTCTTATAATATGGGATGAAGCTCCAATGCAGCATCGCTATGCATTTGAAGCCGTGGACAGAAGCTTGCGAGACATAATGGCTATCGTTGATGTAGAACGAGGAAAAAGACCCTTTGGTGGCTTTACAGTTGTTTTTGGAGGCGATTTTTGA